GCGTACGCGCTGAACCCGTCCAACGAGACCGACATGGCGCTGCGCCAGGCGGTGGCCGACCGGCTGGCCCGCGCCGTGCTGCCAGTGGGTAGCCAGCAGGCGATCGGGGTCGCCTTCAGCGCGGACGGGCGGCGGCTCGCCTCGTCCGATGTGGATGGTCTGGTGCGCGTCTGGGACCGGTCCGGCGACGGTGTCGTGGGCGCACCCGTCTACTACCACGGCTTCCACCAGCAGGCGTGGGCGCCGGTCTTCAGCCGGGACGGCGCGCGGCTCGCGGCGGGGAGCGTCGAGGGCACGATCCGGATCTGGGACGCGCGGCGCCGCAACACGCTGGCGGTACTCACCGGACACAGTGGACAGGTGTGGTCGGTCGCGTTCGCGCCGGACGGGCGGTGGCTGGCGAGCGCGGGCGAAGACGGCACGGTACGCGTGTGGGACACCGCCGCGCCGGGCACGAAGCCGCTGGTGCTGCGCGGGCACGACGGCCCCGCGCTCGGCGTCGCGTTCGCACCGGATGGGCGGCGCCTGGCCAGCGGCGGCACCGACGGCACGGTGCGGCTCTGGGACGTGCCGGCGCGGCGGCAGCTGACCGTCCTGAGAGGACACGAGGACCCGGTCAAGAGCGTCGCCTTCACCGCCGACGGCGCGCGCCTGGCCAGCGCCAGCACGGACGGCACCGCGCGGGTGTGGCCGCTGCGCGGTGGCACTGCGGTGGTGCTCCGCGGCCACCAGGGCACGGTGGAGTCCGTCGCGGTCAGCCCGGACGGCCACTGGGTCGCCACCGGCAGCGACGACCGCACGGTCCGGGTGTGGAACTCGGCCGGCGGCCCCGCCGTCACCCTCCGCGGCCACCAGGGCACGGTGTGGTCGGTGACGTTCAGCCCGGACGGCTCGCGGCTGGCCAGCGCCGGCGGCGACGGCACCGTCCGCCTCTGGGACCCGCGCGGCCCCGGCGACCCGCTGATCCTGCGCGGGCACGAGGGCGCGGTGTGGGCGGCCGCGTTCACCCCGAGCGGCGCGCGCGTGGTCAGCGGCGGCGCGGACGGCACGGTGCGGGTCTGGGCGGCCGACGGCACGCCCGCTCCCCGCTGCGGGGACACACCCAGGAGGTGCTCGGCCTCGCGGTCAGCCCGGACGGCCGCCGGGTGTCCAGCGCGAGCCGCGACACCACGATCCGGGTGTGGGACCTGGCCGGCGACGCGCCCCCGGTGGTGCTGCGCGGGCACACCGACGTGGCGTGGCTCGCCGTCTTCAGCCCCGACGGCCGGCGCCTGGCCAGCGCGAGCAAGGACGGCACGGTCCGCATCTGGGACGCGGCCGGCGGGCCGGCCACGCGCACCTGGCGGGCGGACGCGGAGCAGCCGCGGCACCTGGCGTGGAGCCCGGACGGCCGGCGCGTGGCGACCGCCGGCATGGACGGCACGGTCCGCATCTGGGACCCGGACGGCCCCACCGAACCGGTGGTGCTGCGCGGGCACAACGGCCTCGTGTGGGCGGTCGCCTACAGCCCGGACGGGCGGCATCTGGCCAGCTCCGGCAGTGACGGGACGGTGCGCGTCTGGTCCACCGAGCGCCCCGCCGCGGCGCCGCTCGTGCTGCGCGGGCACCAGGGCTTCGTGTGGAACGTGGCGTACAGCCCGGACGGCCGCTGGATAGCCGGCACCGGGCAGGACGGCACGCTGCGGATCTGGCGGGCGACGGAGGAGGGCGAGCCGGTGACGTTCCCCGGCTTCGCCGCGTCGGTGGAGCAGGTGGCGTTCGCCCCGAGCGGCGACCGGCTCGTCACCACCCACGACGACGGCACCGTGCGGCTGTGGCGGTGCGTGGTCTGCGCGCCGATCGAGCACGTAGCCGCACTCGCCGCGGGATGATGACCTTATCGTTTAGCCCGTGACGCACACGTCTGCACGGCGGCCCTGGTACCAGCCGATGGTGGCCCGCCAGCCCCACGAGCCGCACCGGGCGTCGACGCCGCTCGAGCTCTTCTTCGACCTGTGTTTCGTGGTCGCGGTGGCGCAGGCGGCCGGCGAGCTGCACCACGAGGTCGCCGAGGACCACGTGTGGCACGCGATGCCGAGCTACCTGATGGTGTTCTTCGCGATCTGGTGGGCCTGGATGAACTTCACCTGGTTCGCCTCCGCCTACGACACCGACGACGACGTGTACCGGCTCACGACGCTCGTGCAGGTCGCCGGCGCGCTGGTGCTGGCGGCCGGCGTGCCGCGCGCCTTCATCGACGCCGACTTCACGATCATCACGATCGGGTACGTCATCATGCGGCTCGCCATGGTCGCGCAGTGGCTGCGCGTCGCCCGCACCGACGTGGAGCCGGGGCGGCGCGCGTGCGGCCGGCGGTACGCGATCGGCATCACGCTCGTGCAGGTGGGCTGGGTGCTGCGCCTGATGCTGCCGGACGAGCTGCTCGTGCCCGGCCTCGTACTGCTGGTGCTGGCCGAGCTCGCGGTGCCGATCTGGGCCGAGCGGGTGGCGGAGACGACGTGGCACCCGGAGCACATCGCCGAGCGGTACGGCCTGTTCACCATCATCGTGCTCGGCGAGTCCGTGCTGGCCGCCAGCATCGCGGTGCAGAGCGCGGTCGACGCGCACGAGGAACTGGCCGGGCTGCTGTGGGTGGCGGGCGGCGGCGTGGTGATCGTGTTCGCGATGTGGTGGCTCTACTTCGACCGCCCGGCCAGCGGCCTGCTCACGTCCATGCGCGTCGCCCTCCGCTGGGGTTACGGCCACTATCTGATCTTCGCGTCGGCGGCCGCTGTCGGCGCCGGGCTCGCGGTGGCGGTCGACTACGAGACGCACAAGGCGCACCTGGGCGGCGTCGCGGCGGGCTACGCGGTGGCGGTGCCGGTCGCCGTGTACCTGGCCAGCGTCTGGTTCCTGCACGCGCGCCCGCACCAGCACGGGTTGATCGTCGCGGCGTACCCGGTCACAGCCGTCCTGGTGCTGCTCGCGCCGCTCACCCCCGCGCCGGTGCCGGTGGTCGCGGTCGTGGTGGCCGCGCTGGTGGCGGTGACGGTGGCGGCCGGTCACCGGGAGCGCAGGCCGGTGGAGGCCGGGTAGCTCAGGCCGCGGGGGCTTCCCGGGCGCGCGGCACACGCGCCGCAGGCCGTCCCGCCACGGCGGCGGGGTGGTCGGCCGGCATGCGCACCGGCACGTCCCAGAGCCGCGCGGCGGCCACCGGGTCCACCGTGGACTGGCGGGCGCGGCGCAGCAGCAGGTGGTCGGCGATGCGCCAGAGGGTGTCCTCCACCGCCGCGAGGTCGGCGGGGTCGAGGTCGGGCCGGCGCCGTGCGAGCCGCTCCCGCTCGGCCCGCACGATCAGCTCCACGCGGTCCGCCAGGTCGTCGTGCCAACATCCACCGTCGATCGACACGCCCACACTGTAATACTACCAGGCGTAGTAGTCATCGCCCCCAAGGGAAGATCGCGTGCGCCCGACGCCTCGCCGCGGAACCTCACGCCCGTTTGCGACGCCTAAGGCGGTGTGACTGGACAGGCCGGCATCGATATCGCCCCGGAAGCGGGTGTCGCCATGGCTGGGCGGCGGCGCGTCGGGCGTACCACATTTGTCGTCGCCGCGGCGGTGCTCGCGGTGTCCCTCGCGGCCGGCACCGCCGCGGTGCTGGGGTCGCCCGGCGCGGACAAGGCGGCCGCGCCACCCGCGGCGACCCCCGCGGGGATCGCGTGCCCCGCGGACCTCGCGGTGCCGGACGGCGCGCCCCGCCTCGCCGCGGACTTCTCCCCGTGGCCGTCACCGTCTGCCGCGACGAGACCCGTCGCCGCGCGGACGGCGGACTCGACCTGATCACCGTCGAACTGCGCGGCGACCGCGTGGCCGAGCTGACCGCCGCGCTTCGCCTCCCCGACCTCGACGCGACCCGCGGCGCGTGCCGGACGATGCTGCGCCGCAGCGTGGGGTGGTTCGCCCTGCACGACGCGGGCGGGCGATCCGTGCGGCCGCGCGCCCCGCTGGACGAGTGCGGCAACGCGCGGCGCGAGGCGGCCGAGGCGTTCGCCGCGCTGCCACTCACCCGCGTCGCCGACACCGTGGTGCGCGAGCTCGAGTCGGCCGGCGCGGCCGCCGCCGGCTGCGCCCAGGACTGGAAGAACATGATCGCGATCGACGCACCCACCGCCCGCCCCGGCCGCGGCGCCGACCTGGTGGGCGACGAGGTCCGGATCTGCGTGTACCGGGTGGGCGCGGACACCGGCCAGTTCGTGCGGGGCGAGCTCGTGGACCGCGGCGAGCGCCGCACCGCGATCGGGCGCGCGCTGGCGGCCGCGGGACCGGCGGGTGAATGCACGCGCACGGCGGAACGGTTCGCGGTGCTGCGGCCACCATCGGCCGAAGGGGCCGAGGTGTATGTCGAACTTGATGGGTGCAACCGCGTCCTGCTCCCCGCGCCGGATGGTGCGGGTCGGCTGCTCGCCCAGGCCGGTCCGCGGCTGATCCGGCTGATCGACGAGCCGTAGGCGGTCGGTTGGTCGTGGGTGGGCGCGGTGTTGGTCGGTGGCGCTTGGTGAAACGGGCATGGGCGGTGATCACCCTCGCGCGCTCGTCTCTCGACGTTGGATCAGCTCATCGGGCCGGTCGCGGTCGTAGCGGCGGGGTTGGCTGGCTGGTGGGCTGATGCCGGTGCAGGCCGTGCCGGGTAGCGTGCGGCGCCCGTCGTGGCTGGCCACGCTTGAGCTGCGTGCGCAACGCCCGGGCTTCGCTTTCAGATCAGTCTTGCCGGGCGGTGCTCGGGCGGCCGGCGAGCGCCTACCGGTCGTCGCCCGGGTCCGGCGCAGCCGCGCGTCGACCGGCCCTGCTCACCCGGTCGTCCGGGCTCGGCGCAGCCGGTCGGCCGGGCCCACAGCAGCCGGTCGTCCGGCGTCGGCGCAGGCCGGCGGGGATTTCCCAGGACAGGGCATAGTCTGGTGGCGGTGGATGAGATGGACTGGGCGCTCCTGCGCGAGCTGCAGCGGGACGCCCGGCTGTCGTACAGCGAGCTGTCCCGCCGCGTGCACCTCTCCCCGCCCGCGGTGGCCGAGCGGGTGCGGCGGCTGGAGCGCATCGGCGTGGTGACGGGCTACCACGCCCACGTGGACCTGGCGAAGGCCGGCCGCCACGTGGTCGCCGTCATCCGCATGTCCTGCTACGGCTCGCGGTGCGTGCTCCGCGACCCCGACGTGGCCGGCTGGCCGGAGGTGCTCGAGATCCACCGCGTCACCGGCGATGCCTGCTGCATCCTGAAGGTCGCCACGGGCGCGATGGAGGAGTTCGAGGCGGTCATCGACCGGCTGGCACCCTACGGGCAGCCGTCCAGCACGATGGTCCTCTCCACGCCGCTGTCCTGGCGACCCGTCGACCCCTAAGACGGCGTTGACCAGGGAGCTGGTGGGACGGCGCGCCGCACGACACGCCCACCAACTCCCTGATCAACCGCGAAGGTCACCGCGAAGGTCGCCGCGGCGTCGCCGCGAAGCCGCGGGAAACGCGGGGCCGGGCTAGCGGGAGGCGGCCTTCTTGTAGCGGTTTACCGCCAGGGGGACCGAGATCAGCAGGAGGACCACGACCCACGCCAGGCTTGTGACGACCGGGTGCTGCAAGGGCCAGGCGTCAGGGGCGGGGACGGCGGGGTTGGTGTTGCCGAACAGCTCGCGGGCGGCCTGGGTCACGGCGGACACCGGGTTCCACTCGGCGAAGGTCTTCAGCGGCCCGGGCAGGTCCGTCACGCCCACGAAGGTGTTGGCGATGAACGTCAGCGGGAAGATGAAGATGAAGCTGGCGTTGTTGACCACCTCGGGGCTGCGCACCGAGAGGCCCACGACCGCGAACACCCACGAGAACGCGTACGCGAACAGCAGCAGCAGCGCGAAGCCGCCCAGTGCCTCCAGCGGGGAGGAGTGGATGCGCCAGCCGACGATCAGGCCGGTCAGCGACATCACGATGATGACGATGACGTTGTTGACCAGGTCGCTGGTGGTGCGGCCCACCAGCAGCGCGGAACGGGCCATCGGCAGCGAGCGGAAGCGGTCGACGATGCCCTTCTGGATGTCGTCGGCCAGGCCGTAGCCGGTGAGCGTCGATCCGAACAGGACGGTCTGGGTGAAGATGCCGGCCATCAGGTACTCCCGGTAGGAGACGCCGGGCACCTCGATCGCGCTGCCGAACACATATGCGAACAGCAGCACGAACATGATGGGCGACAGCGTGGAGAAGACCAGCAGGTCGGGCACACGCTTGATCTTGATGAGATTGCGCCGCGCGACCGTGAGGCCGTCGCGGAAGGCCTTGAACGTCGGGTTGGCCATCGCGAACGTCGGCGTCGTCATGATGCCTTCTCCTCCTCGGCGGCGTGGCCGGTCAGCGTCAGGAACACGTCGTCGAGGCTCGGGCGCCGCAGCCCCACGTCGAGCACCTTGACCGCCTCGGCGTCGAGCCGCCGCAGGCTCTCCATCAGCGCGGACGCGCCACCGGTGACCGGGACCGTGAGGCGGCGGGCCGGCTCGTCGACGCTGATCTCGCCCGACGCGAGCGAGGAGAGCGCGGAGCGGGCGCTGTCGATGTCGGCGGGCGTGCTGACCGTCAGCTCGAGCCGCTCGCCACCCACCTGGTTTTTCAGGTCGTCGGAGGTGCCGAGCGCGATCACCTTGCCGTGGTCGATCACCGCGATCCGGCTGGCCAGGTGGTCGGCCTCCTCCAGGTACTGCGTGGTCAGCAGCAGCGTGCTCCCGGCCGCGACGAGCTCGGAGATGACGTCCCACATGCCGAGGCGGCTGCGCGGGTCGAGGCCGGTGGTCGGCTCGTCGAGGAAGAGCACCGGCGGCTGCGCGACCAGCGCCCCGGCGAGGTCGAGGCGACGCCGCATGCCCCCGAATACCCCTTTACGGGGCGGTCGGCCGCGTCGTCCAGGTCGAAGCGGGTGAGCAGCTCGCGCGCCCGCTCGCGGCTTGCCTTGCCGGTGAAGCCGTAGAGCCGACCGACCATGTCGAGGTTTTCGAAGCCGGTGAGGTGCTCGTCGACCGCCGCATACTGCCCCGAGAGGCCGATCATGCCGCGGAGGCGGCGGGCGTCGGCGACCACGTCGAGGCCGGCGACACGCGCCCGCCCGGCGTCGGGCTTGAGCAGCGTCGTGAACACGCGCACCGCGGTAGTCTTACCCGCCCCGTTAGGCCCCAGCAGTCCCATCACGGTGCCCTGCGGAACCGAAAGATCCAAGCCATCGAGCGCCACCACAGCGCCGTATTTTTTGACGAGGCCCTCTGCCTCGATCGCGATTTCCATCATCACCCCTTCCGGAACGGCCCCATCGTGCCGCATCCCCCGACATTTCGCGGCCCATTTCACCCGCGCGGTCGTGGGTAAGACGGCCCACACCCTGGGAATTCATCGGTACTTCCGATATCTGTTCCGGGTAGCGT
The window above is part of the Phytohabitans houttuyneae genome. Proteins encoded here:
- a CDS encoding ABC transporter permease encodes the protein MTTPTFAMANPTFKAFRDGLTVARRNLIKIKRVPDLLVFSTLSPIMFVLLFAYVFGSAIEVPGVSYREYLMAGIFTQTVLFGSTLTGYGLADDIQKGIVDRFRSLPMARSALLVGRTTSDLVNNVIVIIVMSLTGLIVGWRIHSSPLEALGGFALLLLFAYAFSWVFAVVGLSVRSPEVVNNASFIFIFPLTFIANTFVGVTDLPGPLKTFAEWNPVSAVTQAARELFGNTNPAVPAPDAWPLQHPVVTSLAWVVVLLLISVPLAVNRYKKAASR
- a CDS encoding low temperature requirement protein A — protein: MTHTSARRPWYQPMVARQPHEPHRASTPLELFFDLCFVVAVAQAAGELHHEVAEDHVWHAMPSYLMVFFAIWWAWMNFTWFASAYDTDDDVYRLTTLVQVAGALVLAAGVPRAFIDADFTIITIGYVIMRLAMVAQWLRVARTDVEPGRRACGRRYAIGITLVQVGWVLRLMLPDELLVPGLVLLVLAELAVPIWAERVAETTWHPEHIAERYGLFTIIVLGESVLAASIAVQSAVDAHEELAGLLWVAGGGVVIVFAMWWLYFDRPASGLLTSMRVALRWGYGHYLIFASAAAVGAGLAVAVDYETHKAHLGGVAAGYAVAVPVAVYLASVWFLHARPHQHGLIVAAYPVTAVLVLLAPLTPAPVPVVAVVVAALVAVTVAAGHRERRPVEAG
- a CDS encoding Lrp/AsnC family transcriptional regulator, whose amino-acid sequence is MDEMDWALLRELQRDARLSYSELSRRVHLSPPAVAERVRRLERIGVVTGYHAHVDLAKAGRHVVAVIRMSCYGSRCVLRDPDVAGWPEVLEIHRVTGDACCILKVATGAMEEFEAVIDRLAPYGQPSSTMVLSTPLSWRPVDP
- a CDS encoding WD40 repeat domain-containing protein encodes the protein MAYSPDGRWIAGTGQDGTLRIWRATEEGEPVTFPGFAASVEQVAFAPSGDRLVTTHDDGTVRLWRCVVCAPIEHVAALAAG